A genome region from Anastrepha obliqua isolate idAnaObli1 chromosome 4, idAnaObli1_1.0, whole genome shotgun sequence includes the following:
- the LOC129244245 gene encoding uncharacterized protein LOC129244245 has translation MFNNIRNRYFGNMTFPIRVDDFIVKHTDIIDGKMHMSGIDTTPTMSSQQSPTDVNSPRSFCKEPLHRDSSVTCKICTSSFAATIPEDEPLDKHLCQLCLRMSKEEIENILASRTYENWYGLVAKEEKKKIAVEKKRKVETQSLYLQPNFTENQLLLHQSLKRFPVLKNGNSCTAPVPVDGKATVLSNTCAFDSIAQIFTVACFDDADFMECCKKSKLIFFDLIASMSTHQLNYGMYITRAKLLKSLMPFQEGEEIDAVKCQINAGELCAKLFSKIPSFTTIKTCSTGCAPIEKDWPTVLVPLNEIKQIPQYLEESVFIRHAKPCRNCKITTNIDFRIGPFAIVEIYPVDDNNCNIQLKDIQKSTWCRQI, from the exons ATGTTCAATAACATCAGAAACCGATATTTTGGAAACATGACATTTCCAATTCGTGTGGATGATTTTATTGTAAAGCATACAGACATCATTGATGGGAAAATGCATATGAGTGGAATAGATACGACACCGACGATGTCTTCACAACAATCGCCAACAGATGTGAATTCTCCACGATCGTTCTGCAAGGAACCACTTCATCGTGATTCCTCAGTTACTTGCAAAATTTGCACGTCCTCGTTTGCTGCAACGATTCCTGAAGATGAGCCACTGGACAAGCATCTGTGTCAATTGTGTCTGCGGATGTCAAAAGAGGAAATTGAGAACATTCTGGCCTCCAGAACTTATGAAAATTGGTACGGGCTAGtggcaaaagaggaaaaaaagaaaatagccgtagaaaaaaaacgaaaagttgAAACACAATCACTATACTTGCAGCCGAATTTTACCGAAAATCAGCTTTTACTGCATCAATCACTTAAACGCTTTCCagtattaaaaaatggaaatagttGCACTGCACCTGTACCAGTCGATGGAAAAGCCACAGTTTTATCAAACACTTGTGCATTTGATTCCATTGCTCAG ATCTTCACGGTTGCATGTTTTGACGATGCCGATTTTATGGAGtgctgcaaaaaatcaaaactgatTTTCTTCGATCTTATTGCAAGCATGAGTACCCACCAACTGAATTACGGCATGTACATTACGcgagcaaaattattaaaatcgttgATGCCATTTCAAGAAGGAGAGGAAATCGACGCAGTGAAATGCCAAATTAACGCTGGAGAATTATGCGCaaaactgttttcaaaaattcccaGCTTTACAACGATCAAAACTTGTAGTACTGGCTGCGCTCCCATAGAAAAGGATTGGCCAACAGTTTTAGTGCCACTCaacgaaataaaacaaattcctCAGTATTTGGAGGAATCTGTATTTATTAGACATGCAAAGCCATGTCGAAActgcaaaataacaacaaatattgattttcgAATTG ggcCCTTTGCAATAGTCGAGATATACCCTGTAGACGATAATAACTGCAATATACAACTGAAGgatattcaaaaat CTACTTGGTGCCGTCAAATTTAG